From Rahnella aceris, a single genomic window includes:
- the yjjJ gene encoding type II toxin-antitoxin system HipA family toxin YjjJ, whose product MSELVDLLRQGSLTAKEITEQLHITQSTLSRRLTKIPEIVKIGQSRSTRYILPRPLEGQWSFPLYQINEAGNAEKVGTLYSIWPGESCAVEVVSGQSLIYDGLPWFITDMRPQGFLGRAWGRDINAALHFPDDIKRWTESQTLVALARAGDETVGNFVIGEMAYQRWFHKPEDIPVPREDKIQVYERLAQRSLAGEEVGSSAGGEQPKFSCYAEHAGRDASQVLVKFSPPAVNENASRWGDLLRSEAHALSVLQEAGIPAATAEIFTGRKGEVFLEVERFDRTGECGRRGLVSLEAVSAEFGGGNSNWFLTAQRLRQSKVITAATVDKIEQIYAFGKLIANSDMHQGNLSFIDPAIDPLKQALSISPVYDMLPMAFAPTNAGTMRRETLPLTPDPLVSKEKWLNAQDWAGEFWRKVESDMAISPEFRQLASGMLAQVEGLTSIIQRLA is encoded by the coding sequence ATGTCTGAACTTGTAGATTTACTGCGTCAGGGCAGTCTGACGGCAAAAGAGATCACGGAGCAACTGCACATCACCCAGTCAACGCTCTCAAGGCGGCTGACTAAAATTCCTGAGATCGTCAAAATCGGGCAAAGCCGCTCGACCCGTTATATTCTGCCGCGTCCGCTGGAAGGCCAATGGAGCTTCCCGCTTTACCAAATTAATGAGGCAGGAAATGCCGAAAAGGTCGGGACGCTATATTCCATCTGGCCGGGTGAAAGTTGTGCAGTGGAAGTTGTCAGCGGCCAGTCGCTGATTTACGACGGTCTGCCGTGGTTTATCACCGATATGCGGCCTCAGGGCTTTTTAGGTCGGGCGTGGGGACGTGATATTAACGCTGCCCTGCATTTTCCGGATGACATTAAAAGGTGGACCGAATCCCAGACGCTGGTGGCTCTCGCAAGAGCGGGGGATGAAACGGTCGGGAATTTTGTCATTGGAGAAATGGCCTATCAGCGATGGTTTCATAAACCTGAAGATATTCCCGTTCCCCGTGAAGACAAAATTCAGGTGTATGAACGGCTGGCACAGAGAAGTCTGGCAGGGGAGGAAGTCGGATCATCTGCGGGAGGCGAGCAGCCTAAATTCAGCTGCTATGCAGAACATGCAGGCCGGGACGCCTCTCAGGTTCTAGTTAAATTTTCGCCTCCGGCTGTCAATGAAAACGCCTCCCGCTGGGGCGATTTACTGCGCTCTGAAGCTCATGCGTTAAGCGTTTTGCAGGAGGCTGGCATTCCGGCGGCAACAGCCGAAATTTTTACCGGCAGAAAGGGCGAGGTTTTCCTTGAGGTCGAAAGATTTGACCGGACAGGTGAGTGCGGGCGTCGCGGGCTGGTTTCCCTTGAGGCCGTCTCTGCTGAGTTTGGCGGAGGAAACAGCAACTGGTTTTTGACCGCGCAGCGGTTACGCCAAAGTAAGGTCATTACAGCCGCTACAGTCGACAAAATTGAGCAGATTTATGCCTTCGGAAAACTGATCGCCAACAGCGATATGCACCAGGGAAATCTGTCATTTATCGATCCTGCCATTGACCCTTTAAAGCAGGCTCTTTCGATATCGCCTGTGTATGACATGCTGCCGATGGCTTTTGCACCGACCAACGCCGGTACCATGCGTCGTGAAACCTTACCCTTAACGCCCGACCCTTTAGTGTCTAAAGAAAAGTGGTTGAATGCACAGGATTGGGCGGGTGAGTTCTGGCGGAAGGTAGAAAGCGATATGGCAATCAGTCCTGAATTCCGCCAACTGGCCAGCGGTATGCTGGCGCAGGTGGAAGGGTTAACATCAATTATTCAGCGGCTGGCCTGA
- the deoD gene encoding purine-nucleoside phosphorylase, producing the protein MATPHINAEMGDFADVVLMPGDPLRAKHIAETFLQDVKQVNDVRGMLGFTGTYKGRKISVMGHGMGIPSCSIYAKELITEFGVKKIIRVGSCGAVRADIKLRDIVIGMGACTDSKVNRMRFKDHDYAAIADYDMVRNAADAAKAKGINARVGNIFSADLFYTPDPQMFDVMEKYGILGVEMEAAGIYGVAAEFGAKALTICTVSDHIRTHEQTTAAERQTTFNDMIEIALESVLLGDKE; encoded by the coding sequence ATGGCAACTCCACACATTAATGCTGAAATGGGCGACTTCGCTGACGTCGTGCTGATGCCGGGCGATCCGCTTCGCGCCAAGCACATCGCGGAAACTTTCCTTCAGGATGTTAAGCAGGTGAACGACGTGCGTGGCATGTTGGGTTTCACCGGCACTTACAAAGGCCGCAAAATCTCCGTGATGGGCCACGGCATGGGCATTCCTTCCTGCTCAATTTATGCCAAAGAGCTGATCACTGAATTCGGCGTGAAAAAAATCATCCGCGTGGGTTCTTGTGGTGCTGTGCGTGCCGACATCAAACTGCGCGACATCGTGATCGGCATGGGTGCCTGTACCGATTCCAAAGTGAACCGCATGCGTTTCAAAGATCACGATTACGCGGCTATTGCCGATTACGACATGGTGCGTAACGCGGCTGACGCGGCGAAAGCCAAAGGCATCAACGCGCGCGTAGGCAACATCTTCTCCGCTGACCTGTTCTACACGCCGGACCCGCAAATGTTTGACGTGATGGAAAAATACGGCATTCTGGGTGTGGAAATGGAAGCCGCCGGTATTTACGGCGTGGCCGCAGAATTCGGCGCGAAAGCACTGACCATCTGTACCGTTTCCGACCATATCCGTACGCATGAGCAAACCACCGCCGCTGAACGTCAGACGACCTTCAACGACATGATCGAAATCGCGCTGGAATCCGTTCTGCTGGGCGACAAAGAATAA
- the deoB gene encoding phosphopentomutase produces MKRTFIMVLDSFGIGASEDAERFGDAGSDTLGHIAAACARGDADKGRKGPLNLPNLTRLGLAKAAEESTGKIPDGMDGNAEITGAYAYASELSSGKDTPSGHWEIAGVPVLFDWGYFSDTTNSFPQELLDKLVERANLPGYLGNCHSSGTVVLDDLGEEHMKTGKPIFYTSADSVFQIACHEETFGLDRLYELCEIAREELTEGGYNIGRVIARPFIGDKAGHFERTGNRHDLAVEPPAPTILKKLVDEKDGHVVSVGKIADIYAQVGITKKVKATGLDALFDATIKEMKEAGDKTIVFTNFVDFDSSYGHRRDVPGYAAALELFDRRMPELLELVKEDDIIIFTADHGCDPTWRGTDHTREHIPVLIYGPKVKPGSLGHRETFADIGQTVAKYFDLSPMDYGKSML; encoded by the coding sequence ATGAAACGTACATTTATCATGGTGTTAGACTCATTCGGTATCGGTGCCAGTGAAGATGCCGAGCGCTTTGGCGATGCCGGTTCTGACACGCTGGGCCATATCGCAGCTGCCTGTGCGCGTGGCGATGCGGACAAAGGCCGCAAAGGCCCTCTGAATCTGCCTAACCTGACCCGTCTGGGGCTGGCGAAAGCTGCGGAAGAATCTACCGGTAAAATTCCTGACGGCATGGACGGTAATGCTGAAATTACCGGGGCGTATGCTTATGCCAGCGAACTGTCTTCCGGTAAGGACACCCCATCAGGCCACTGGGAAATCGCCGGTGTGCCGGTTCTGTTTGACTGGGGCTACTTTAGTGACACGACCAACAGCTTCCCGCAGGAACTGCTGGATAAACTGGTTGAGCGCGCTAATCTGCCGGGTTATCTCGGTAACTGCCATTCTTCCGGTACCGTGGTACTGGATGATTTGGGCGAAGAGCACATGAAAACCGGCAAGCCGATTTTCTACACCTCAGCCGACTCCGTCTTCCAGATTGCCTGTCACGAAGAAACCTTCGGGCTGGATCGCCTGTATGAACTGTGTGAAATCGCCCGTGAAGAGCTGACTGAAGGTGGCTACAATATTGGTCGCGTGATTGCCCGTCCGTTCATCGGTGACAAAGCCGGTCACTTCGAACGTACCGGTAACCGTCATGATTTAGCGGTTGAACCACCGGCTCCGACCATCCTGAAAAAGCTGGTGGATGAGAAAGACGGCCATGTGGTGTCTGTCGGTAAAATCGCTGACATCTACGCGCAGGTTGGTATCACTAAAAAAGTGAAAGCTACCGGCCTGGATGCGTTGTTTGACGCGACGATCAAAGAGATGAAAGAAGCGGGTGACAAGACCATCGTCTTCACCAACTTTGTTGATTTCGACTCCTCTTACGGCCACCGCCGTGACGTACCAGGCTACGCTGCCGCGCTGGAACTGTTTGACCGCCGTATGCCGGAATTGCTGGAACTGGTGAAAGAAGATGACATCATCATCTTCACCGCTGACCACGGTTGTGACCCGACCTGGCGCGGCACCGACCATACCCGTGAGCACATTCCGGTCTTAATCTATGGCCCGAAAGTAAAACCAGGTTCATTAGGTCACCGTGAAACCTTCGCGGACATCGGCCAGACAGTCGCTAAATACTTCGACCTGTCACCGATGGATTACGGCAAATCCATGCTCTGA
- the deoA gene encoding thymidine phosphorylase: MFLAQEIIRKKRDGQPLSDEEIRFFVNGIRDSQVSEGQIAALAMTIYFNDMTMNERVSLTMAMRDSGTVLDWKSLNLNGPIVDKHSTGGVGDVTSLMLGPMVAACGGYVPMISGRGLGHTGGTLDKLEAIPGFDIFPDDSRFRSIIQDVGVAIIGQTSSLAPADKRFYATRDITATVDSIPLITASILAKKLAEGLDALVMDVKVGSGAFMPTYQLSEDLAQAIVDVANGAGCKTTALLTDMNQVLASSAGNAVEVREAVRFLTGEYRNPRLLEVTMALCVEMLLSGGLAKDDADARSQLQAVLDNGKAAEVFGRMIAAQKGPTDFIENYDRYLQQATLSKPVYAEGNGIVSAMDTRALGMAVVSLGGGRRRASDAIDYSVGLTHMAQLGQQVDTRQPLAMIHANSEAAWQQAAQEVRAAIVLSDKAPESTSVVYRRIGGNA, translated from the coding sequence TTGTTTCTCGCACAAGAAATTATTCGTAAAAAACGTGACGGTCAGCCTTTAAGCGATGAAGAAATTCGTTTCTTTGTTAATGGTATTCGCGACAGTCAGGTTTCAGAAGGCCAGATTGCCGCGCTGGCAATGACTATCTATTTCAATGATATGACCATGAATGAGCGTGTGTCGCTGACCATGGCAATGCGCGACTCCGGTACCGTCCTGGACTGGAAATCGCTCAACCTCAACGGCCCGATCGTTGATAAACATTCGACCGGCGGTGTGGGTGACGTGACGTCCCTGATGCTGGGGCCGATGGTAGCGGCATGCGGCGGTTATGTGCCGATGATTTCCGGCCGCGGCCTCGGTCATACCGGCGGTACGCTGGATAAACTTGAAGCCATCCCGGGCTTCGATATTTTCCCGGATGACAGCCGTTTTCGCAGCATCATTCAGGATGTCGGCGTGGCAATTATCGGCCAGACCAGCTCGCTGGCTCCGGCGGATAAGCGTTTCTATGCGACACGTGATATCACCGCAACTGTCGATTCTATCCCGCTGATCACTGCTTCGATTCTCGCCAAAAAACTGGCCGAAGGGCTGGATGCGTTAGTGATGGACGTCAAAGTCGGCTCCGGGGCCTTCATGCCGACTTACCAGCTATCCGAAGATCTGGCGCAGGCGATTGTCGATGTGGCCAATGGCGCAGGTTGTAAAACCACGGCGCTGCTGACCGACATGAATCAGGTGCTGGCATCCAGCGCAGGGAATGCGGTGGAAGTGCGCGAAGCCGTGCGCTTCCTGACGGGTGAATACCGGAATCCGCGTCTGCTGGAAGTGACAATGGCGCTCTGTGTTGAAATGCTGCTGTCCGGCGGGCTGGCAAAAGATGACGCCGACGCCCGCAGTCAGTTGCAGGCCGTGCTGGATAACGGCAAAGCCGCAGAAGTCTTTGGCCGCATGATTGCCGCCCAGAAAGGCCCAACCGATTTCATCGAGAATTACGATCGTTATCTGCAACAGGCCACGCTGAGCAAACCGGTTTACGCCGAAGGCAACGGGATTGTCAGCGCGATGGACACCCGTGCGCTGGGCATGGCCGTCGTTTCACTGGGTGGCGGACGTCGCCGCGCCAGCGATGCTATCGACTACAGCGTCGGTCTGACCCATATGGCGCAGCTTGGCCAGCAAGTGGATACCCGTCAGCCACTGGCGATGATCCACGCGAACAGTGAAGCGGCCTGGCAGCAGGCGGCGCAGGAAGTGCGTGCGGCCATTGTCCTGAGCGACAAAGCGCCGGAAAGCACGTCGGTGGTTTACCGCCGGATCGGTGGTAACGCTTGA
- the deoC gene encoding deoxyribose-phosphate aldolase, whose protein sequence is MTDLTAAAQRALNLMDLTTLNEDDTDAKVIALCHQAKSPAGNTAAVCIYPRFIPVARKTLREQGTPDIRIATVTNFPHGNDDLEIALAETRAAIAYGADEVDVVFPYRALIAGNEQIGFEMVKQCKEACAAANVLLKVIIETGELKQDALIRKASEIAINAGADFIKTSTGKVPENATLHSAELMMSVIAEMGVGKAVGFKPAGGVKTAEDAAQYLALADRLLGREWADARHFRFGASSLLASLLTTLGHAGQKATSSY, encoded by the coding sequence ATGACCGATTTAACCGCCGCAGCGCAACGTGCGCTGAACCTGATGGATTTAACCACCCTGAACGAAGACGACACTGATGCAAAAGTGATCGCGCTTTGTCATCAGGCGAAAAGCCCGGCAGGTAACACCGCTGCTGTCTGTATTTATCCTCGTTTTATTCCTGTTGCCCGTAAAACCCTGCGCGAGCAAGGCACGCCGGACATCCGTATTGCCACCGTCACCAACTTCCCGCACGGTAATGATGATCTTGAGATTGCGCTGGCAGAAACCCGCGCGGCAATTGCTTACGGTGCCGATGAGGTTGACGTGGTCTTCCCGTACCGCGCGCTGATCGCCGGTAACGAGCAGATTGGTTTTGAGATGGTGAAACAGTGCAAAGAAGCCTGTGCGGCTGCCAATGTGCTGCTGAAAGTGATCATCGAAACCGGTGAGCTGAAGCAGGATGCGCTGATCCGCAAAGCCTCTGAAATCGCCATCAACGCAGGCGCTGACTTCATCAAAACCTCTACCGGTAAAGTGCCAGAAAACGCCACGCTGCACAGCGCTGAGTTGATGATGAGCGTGATTGCTGAGATGGGCGTGGGCAAAGCTGTCGGTTTTAAACCGGCCGGTGGCGTGAAAACCGCTGAAGACGCTGCGCAATATCTGGCACTGGCTGATCGCCTGCTGGGCCGCGAATGGGCTGACGCACGTCACTTCCGTTTCGGCGCATCCAGTCTGCTGGCAAGCCTGCTCACCACTCTCGGTCACGCTGGCCAGAAAGCCACCAGCAGCTACTAA
- a CDS encoding metal-dependent hydrolase, which translates to MSFTFVDTHCHFDFPPFTGAETESLRLAAEAGVGQIIVPAVTSDRFSGILTLAEKFPQLHAALGLHPLYIAEHKDSCLDLLDSLLSQRDPRLVAVGEIGLDLYMEAPKFEQQQRLLKAQFALAKREMLPVILHSRRSHDQLAALLRQAKLPATGVVHGFAGSLSQAQAFIKLGFAIGVGGTISYERAQKTRHVMAELPLSSLLLETDAPDMPLQGFQGQPNRPERAAIVFDILCSLRSETPEQIALALLDNTRRIFNLPSR; encoded by the coding sequence GTGAGTTTCACCTTCGTCGATACGCATTGTCATTTCGATTTTCCGCCGTTTACCGGCGCGGAAACGGAAAGCCTGCGCCTCGCTGCAGAAGCTGGTGTAGGGCAGATTATTGTTCCGGCGGTCACGTCTGACCGTTTCAGCGGCATTCTCACACTGGCCGAAAAATTCCCGCAATTGCACGCCGCGCTGGGCTTGCATCCGCTTTATATCGCCGAACATAAAGACAGTTGTCTGGATTTACTGGATTCACTGCTCAGCCAGCGGGATCCACGCCTGGTGGCAGTCGGGGAAATCGGCCTGGATTTATACATGGAAGCGCCGAAGTTTGAGCAACAACAGCGGTTGCTGAAAGCGCAGTTCGCGCTGGCAAAGCGTGAGATGTTGCCGGTGATCCTGCACTCCCGTCGCAGCCACGATCAGCTGGCGGCGCTGCTGCGTCAGGCAAAACTGCCGGCAACCGGGGTAGTGCACGGATTTGCAGGCAGTCTTTCTCAGGCGCAGGCGTTTATCAAACTGGGTTTTGCGATAGGCGTGGGTGGCACTATCAGCTACGAACGCGCGCAGAAAACCCGTCATGTGATGGCAGAATTACCGCTTTCGTCATTGTTGCTGGAAACCGATGCGCCGGATATGCCGTTGCAGGGGTTTCAGGGGCAGCCTAATCGCCCGGAACGGGCGGCAATCGTGTTCGACATTCTGTGCAGCCTGCGCAGTGAAACGCCGGAACAGATTGCTCTTGCACTGCTCGACAATACCCGCCGCATCTTTAATCTCCCTTCCCGGTAA
- a CDS encoding patatin-like phospholipase family protein gives MPGKIALVCEGGGQRGIFTAGVLDEFQRARFNPFDLYLGTSAGAQNLSAFVCGQPGYARRVITRYTTSPDFFNPLRFVRGGHLIDLDWLVEETAKNMPLAMDSAEKLLIDGREFLMCACRSDDYAANYFSPTRENWLPVIKASSAIPGFYRMGVDLDGVSYQDGGISDAIPVEEAYRRGADTIVVIRTVPSAMFYTPQWMKRMEQWLSESSLQQLVRMMQHHEESYHRIQQFIENPPDDVRIFEIFPPKPLASHALGSRLPALNQDYHLGRRCGRYFLSAAAHWLLPRENERPHPQIEPRIFRQPKQVIVPQDEPENVIPLAASVSTVEQIILDPAVLTDMVADGGVVRPAAFKDNVVSAPQPQHASSDMPPPESPASSENYPSSEGENL, from the coding sequence ATGCCGGGGAAGATTGCCCTGGTGTGCGAAGGCGGCGGGCAGAGAGGCATTTTTACGGCAGGCGTGCTGGATGAGTTTCAGCGCGCGCGTTTCAATCCCTTTGATTTATATCTGGGCACCTCTGCGGGTGCACAAAATCTCTCTGCTTTCGTCTGCGGGCAGCCCGGCTATGCCAGAAGGGTGATCACCCGCTACACCACCAGCCCTGACTTTTTCAACCCGCTGCGTTTTGTGCGCGGCGGACATCTTATCGATCTCGACTGGCTGGTTGAAGAAACGGCTAAAAACATGCCGCTGGCGATGGACAGTGCTGAAAAGCTGTTGATCGACGGCCGGGAATTCCTGATGTGCGCCTGTCGCAGTGATGATTATGCGGCCAATTATTTCTCGCCGACGCGGGAAAACTGGCTACCCGTGATCAAAGCCTCAAGTGCTATTCCGGGCTTTTACCGCATGGGGGTGGATCTGGATGGTGTCAGCTATCAGGACGGAGGCATCAGTGACGCGATCCCGGTTGAAGAAGCGTACCGCCGTGGCGCGGATACCATTGTGGTCATCCGTACCGTGCCTTCGGCGATGTTCTATACGCCGCAATGGATGAAGCGCATGGAACAATGGCTGAGTGAAAGCAGCCTGCAACAACTGGTGCGCATGATGCAGCACCACGAAGAAAGTTATCACCGCATTCAGCAATTTATTGAGAATCCGCCGGACGATGTGCGTATTTTCGAAATCTTCCCGCCAAAACCGCTGGCCAGCCACGCGCTTGGCAGTCGTCTGCCTGCGCTTAATCAGGATTACCATCTTGGCCGTCGCTGCGGACGGTACTTCCTTTCTGCTGCGGCACACTGGCTGTTACCGCGTGAAAACGAGCGCCCTCATCCGCAAATCGAACCACGGATATTCCGCCAGCCAAAACAGGTTATCGTGCCGCAGGATGAACCGGAAAATGTGATCCCGCTGGCTGCTTCGGTCAGTACGGTTGAGCAAATCATTCTGGATCCAGCCGTGTTGACGGATATGGTCGCCGACGGCGGTGTGGTGCGTCCGGCAGCATTTAAAGACAACGTGGTCAGTGCGCCGCAACCGCAGCACGCATCCTCAGACATGCCGCCACCGGAAAGTCCGGCGTCATCAGAAAATTATCCGTCCAGTGAGGGCGAAAATCTGTGA
- a CDS encoding DUF1328 domain-containing protein has translation MFRWGIIFLIIALIAAALGFGGLAGTAAWAAKIVFVVGIILFLVSLFTGRKRL, from the coding sequence ATGTTTCGTTGGGGCATTATTTTTCTAATCATCGCGTTGATCGCGGCGGCTCTCGGTTTCGGTGGTTTGGCGGGTACAGCGGCCTGGGCTGCAAAAATCGTCTTCGTAGTCGGTATCATTCTGTTTCTTGTCAGCCTGTTTACCGGTCGTAAACGACTCTGA